From Flavobacterium alkalisoli, the proteins below share one genomic window:
- a CDS encoding tetratricopeptide repeat-containing sensor histidine kinase: MKKTLPFLLLLFSFYCYAQEENAEYFLNQGTKQISQNHYQEAIDAFQQSVDLATDAGDKKALAKAYAGLGGAYHKAEQTKASVKSYLLALSNFKAINDGNGIATTSKSLGEVYADEKDYGLSVQYYTYGIKEAKKLNNELLEAETLVAIGSVYELQQKPEPALDAYSRALAIYRARGKNSEAGHTLSKMGNAYRKKTDYVQSILNYKEALGYFAGLDDRRNVTATLSSLGKVHALNDDYSESLRLYEQAYLDATSMKYNEVVIESCLGMAIAYEKLKQYPESIRYHKLYEQKKDSFTNVNHAKQMAALQLKYEKQRKFSQPGDDEEETVSAGGDSISREEYEATKRIRIIIIAVCSVLVLLVIGWFWRRKQQLKTKLREERMYNEAERQERLRLVQDIHSDIDSKLSKINYLSEAIVEKTNGMPTVRSNGEAMQDTTKMIEENIRDLVWLLTPKSTTLSSYITSTQEYVTNYFKDSPVEVLFSMPDKPSTNTIVKESQRELTAAIKESLEGIGEDPQASKVFFGMSFTGTRLMVSIKDNGTGGDRNDSRKKTMESHVTGIGGIMKIDAEPGWGTMVKMIIPINKQFKKIKKI, from the coding sequence ATGAAGAAAACCTTACCGTTTTTACTGCTATTATTCAGTTTCTACTGTTACGCACAGGAAGAGAATGCTGAGTATTTCCTTAACCAGGGAACAAAACAAATTTCACAAAACCACTATCAGGAGGCTATAGATGCTTTTCAGCAAAGCGTTGACCTTGCTACAGATGCAGGCGACAAGAAAGCTTTGGCTAAAGCCTATGCAGGCTTAGGCGGTGCATACCATAAAGCCGAACAGACAAAAGCTTCTGTTAAAAGCTATCTTTTGGCTCTAAGCAATTTTAAGGCCATTAACGATGGTAATGGTATTGCAACAACATCTAAGTCGCTTGGTGAAGTATATGCCGATGAGAAAGACTACGGCCTTTCGGTTCAGTATTATACTTACGGTATAAAAGAAGCCAAAAAGCTTAACAACGAGCTGCTGGAAGCCGAAACGCTTGTTGCTATAGGCAGCGTGTATGAACTTCAGCAAAAACCGGAACCGGCACTTGATGCCTACAGCCGTGCACTTGCCATTTATCGTGCAAGGGGTAAAAACAGCGAAGCAGGGCATACGCTTAGCAAAATGGGTAATGCCTACAGAAAGAAAACCGATTATGTACAGTCTATACTTAATTACAAAGAGGCGTTGGGCTATTTCGCCGGACTGGACGACAGGAGAAACGTAACGGCAACCCTGAGCAGCCTTGGTAAAGTGCATGCACTTAACGATGACTACAGTGAGTCGTTAAGGCTTTATGAGCAGGCTTACCTTGATGCAACCTCAATGAAGTACAATGAGGTGGTAATAGAGTCGTGCCTGGGTATGGCTATAGCTTACGAAAAACTTAAACAATACCCTGAGTCGATAAGATACCATAAACTGTACGAGCAGAAAAAAGACAGTTTTACTAATGTTAACCATGCAAAACAAATGGCTGCATTACAACTTAAGTATGAAAAACAACGTAAGTTTAGCCAGCCGGGTGATGATGAGGAAGAAACTGTATCTGCCGGAGGCGACAGCATAAGCAGGGAAGAATATGAGGCTACAAAAAGAATAAGGATAATTATAATTGCAGTATGTTCTGTACTTGTTCTTTTGGTAATAGGCTGGTTTTGGAGAAGAAAGCAACAGCTTAAAACAAAACTTCGTGAGGAAAGAATGTATAACGAGGCAGAAAGGCAGGAACGCCTTCGCCTTGTGCAGGACATTCATTCTGATATCGATTCCAAGCTTTCTAAAATCAACTACCTGAGCGAAGCTATAGTAGAAAAAACAAATGGTATGCCTACCGTTAGAAGTAACGGAGAGGCAATGCAGGATACTACCAAAATGATTGAGGAGAACATTCGCGATCTTGTTTGGTTGCTTACGCCAAAATCTACTACACTTTCCAGCTATATTACAAGCACGCAAGAGTATGTAACCAACTACTTTAAAGACAGTCCTGTTGAGGTATTGTTCTCTATGCCTGATAAGCCTTCTACAAACACTATTGTAAAGGAGAGTCAGCGTGAGCTTACCGCAGCCATTAAGGAAAGTCTTGAAGGTATTGGCGAAGATCCGCAGGCATCTAAAGTTTTCTTTGGTATGTCGTTTACAGGTACAAGGCTAATGGTATCTATTAAGGATAACGGTACCGGAGGCGACAGGAACGATTCGCGTAAGAAAACGATGGAAAGCCACGTTACCGGAATAGGCGGTATAATGAAAATTGATGCCGAACCGGGTTGGGGTACCATGGTAAAAATGATTATCCCTATAAACAAACAGTTTAAAAAGATTAAAAAGATATAA
- a CDS encoding DUF1543 domain-containing protein produces MEQNLKLYKVLLGCTPKGRLTEQHDIFFGIGTSIEELISDMYTFWPDGGRLHVDCWREVTHVGEYALTITPKKDSNNAEKLFFINLGGYKPGDFEEYHYKTLMVAQTMGEAVKAAKQTTFYKHCGFKGAESHIDDKYALDIDDMYNVEDILLPHYKEKYSFSITKTAHPVEDELHIGYLKLGV; encoded by the coding sequence ATGGAACAAAATCTCAAATTATACAAGGTTTTACTGGGCTGCACACCAAAAGGCCGTTTAACCGAACAGCACGATATTTTTTTTGGAATTGGTACCTCAATTGAGGAACTTATTTCTGATATGTATACTTTTTGGCCCGACGGAGGAAGGCTTCATGTAGACTGCTGGAGAGAAGTTACTCACGTAGGCGAATATGCCCTTACCATAACTCCTAAAAAAGATAGCAATAATGCCGAAAAACTGTTTTTTATAAACCTTGGCGGTTACAAGCCGGGAGATTTTGAAGAATACCATTACAAAACCCTTATGGTTGCCCAAACTATGGGCGAAGCGGTAAAAGCCGCCAAACAAACCACATTCTATAAACATTGCGGATTTAAGGGTGCCGAGTCGCACATAGACGATAAATATGCCCTGGATATAGACGACATGTATAATGTGGAAGATATACTCCTGCCCCATTACAAAGAAAAATATAGCTTCTCTATTACAAAAACAGCCCATCCTGTAGAAGATGAGCTGCATATAGGTTATTTAAAGCTGGGTGTATAG
- a CDS encoding glycosyltransferase has translation MKNRNNAGNKYQQYPLLIEQIVKDIDINKPLPEIVVITTYPPRQCGIATYSQDLIKALNNQYVDSFSIKVCALENKNEKHTYTDPDVKYILDTSEPESYIKLAKALNEDENIKIVLIQHEFGLFAESTKEFNEFIDAVQKPLTVVFHTVLPNPDEVFKANVQHILNRVDSLIVMTNNAADILVRDYIIDRSLITVIPHGTHLVPHSDKNNLKAKYGYQGKTILSTFGLLSSGKSIETTLEALPQVIEKNPDVLFLIIGKTHPTVFLHEGETYRDSLVQKINELGLENHVAFINKYVPLPELLEYLQMTDIYLFTSKDPNQAVSGTFSYALSCGCAIVSTPIPHAREVLAGDTGITFDFGNSPQLAAAINKLLADDTLRETMVLNGLHKIIHTAWENSAVDHAILLEQTAGNAIKLHYRNPEVNLNHIKAMTTDFGMLQFSKLNKPDKASGYTVDDNARALIAMCQHYKKYKDESVLPYINTYLSYIEYCHMKDGRFINYVDLDKNFTEQNNNENLEDSSGRAMWALGYLISVANILPTEYVQRAEAMFQNSLSLTKGIYSTRAMAFVIKGLYYYNRTIKDDDTIIYIKLFADRMVQMYRHEKEENWHWFESYLTYANSVLPEALLLCYTITGEEVYKDIAKESMDFLLDVIFDENSIKVVPNDGWYFKGQEDKKRYGEQPIDVAYTIMALRKFHDIFKEEKYLTKMEMAFNWFLGNNHLQQIIYNPCTGGCFDGLEQHNVNLNQGAESTLSYLMARLTITKYFGNPDQIYFRRKLKNTITKHLEKF, from the coding sequence ATGAAAAACAGAAATAATGCCGGTAACAAATACCAGCAATACCCATTACTGATTGAACAGATCGTAAAGGATATAGACATTAATAAACCTTTACCCGAAATTGTAGTGATTACTACCTACCCCCCAAGGCAGTGTGGTATAGCTACCTATTCTCAGGACCTAATTAAGGCCCTTAACAATCAGTATGTGGATTCGTTTTCTATAAAGGTATGTGCACTGGAAAACAAAAACGAAAAACATACGTATACCGATCCGGATGTAAAATACATTCTTGACACATCAGAACCGGAATCATACATAAAACTTGCTAAGGCATTAAATGAAGACGAGAATATTAAAATTGTTCTTATTCAGCATGAGTTTGGTCTTTTTGCCGAAAGCACAAAAGAATTCAACGAGTTTATAGATGCCGTACAAAAACCGCTTACCGTGGTTTTCCATACCGTACTGCCTAACCCTGACGAAGTTTTTAAAGCTAACGTACAGCACATACTTAACAGGGTAGACTCACTTATAGTAATGACAAACAACGCGGCCGATATATTGGTGCGCGACTATATAATAGACCGTAGCCTTATTACGGTTATACCACACGGAACGCATTTGGTTCCGCATTCCGATAAAAACAACCTAAAGGCTAAGTATGGTTACCAAGGCAAGACCATTCTCTCTACTTTCGGGCTTTTAAGCTCAGGTAAGAGTATCGAAACTACCTTAGAGGCATTGCCGCAGGTTATCGAGAAAAATCCCGATGTGTTATTCCTTATTATAGGAAAAACACATCCTACGGTATTTTTACATGAGGGCGAAACGTACAGGGATTCACTTGTACAGAAGATAAACGAACTTGGCCTTGAGAACCATGTGGCTTTTATCAATAAATATGTGCCCCTGCCGGAACTGTTAGAGTACCTGCAGATGACAGATATTTACCTGTTTACTTCTAAAGACCCTAACCAGGCAGTAAGCGGTACATTCTCATATGCCCTTAGCTGTGGTTGTGCCATAGTATCTACTCCTATTCCGCATGCGCGCGAAGTATTGGCGGGAGATACAGGTATAACTTTCGATTTCGGAAATTCGCCACAACTTGCAGCAGCCATCAATAAACTGTTAGCCGACGATACGCTGCGCGAAACAATGGTATTAAACGGCCTGCATAAAATTATACATACAGCATGGGAAAACTCTGCCGTAGATCATGCCATACTATTGGAGCAGACTGCGGGAAACGCTATTAAGCTTCACTACCGCAATCCTGAAGTGAACCTTAATCACATTAAGGCTATGACTACCGATTTTGGTATGCTGCAGTTCAGTAAGCTAAACAAACCCGATAAGGCATCTGGTTATACTGTGGATGATAATGCACGTGCACTTATTGCTATGTGTCAGCACTATAAAAAATACAAAGACGAAAGTGTACTGCCATACATAAATACCTATTTAAGTTATATAGAATATTGCCATATGAAAGATGGCCGGTTTATTAACTATGTAGATCTTGATAAGAACTTTACAGAACAAAACAACAACGAAAATCTTGAAGATAGTTCGGGTCGTGCCATGTGGGCGCTGGGTTATTTGATATCTGTGGCAAATATACTACCTACAGAATATGTACAAAGGGCTGAGGCAATGTTCCAAAACTCTTTATCGTTAACAAAAGGTATTTATTCTACCCGTGCTATGGCTTTTGTTATTAAAGGGCTATACTACTATAACAGAACAATAAAAGACGACGATACTATTATATACATAAAACTCTTTGCCGACAGGATGGTGCAGATGTACCGCCATGAAAAAGAAGAGAACTGGCATTGGTTTGAGAGTTACTTAACGTATGCCAATAGTGTATTGCCTGAAGCATTATTACTTTGCTATACCATTACAGGAGAAGAGGTTTACAAAGACATCGCTAAGGAGTCTATGGACTTTTTACTGGATGTAATTTTTGACGAAAACTCTATTAAGGTCGTACCAAACGACGGATGGTATTTTAAAGGTCAGGAGGATAAAAAGCGTTATGGCGAGCAGCCTATAGATGTGGCCTATACCATAATGGCATTACGCAAGTTCCATGATATTTTTAAGGAAGAAAAATACCTTACTAAAATGGAAATGGCCTTTAACTGGTTTTTGGGTAACAACCATCTTCAACAAATTATTTATAACCCGTGCACGGGAGGTTGCTTTGACGGACTTGAGCAACACAATGTAAACCTTAATCAGGGTGCAGAGTCTACCCTAAGCTATTTAATGGCACGACTAACCATTACAAAATACTTTGGTAATCCCGATCAGATTTATTTCAGGAGAAAATTAAAAAACACGATTACCAAACATCTTGAGAAGTTTTAA
- a CDS encoding glutamine synthetase III family protein: MSTIRFQALKETAGRKPVKVEELDRKSAIFGTNVFNDKSMRQFLTPEAYQAVKGAVQYGTKIERKLADYVAMGMKEWALSKGVTHYTHWFQPLTGTTAEKHDAFFETSFDGSDPIEKFGGSQLVQQEPDASSFPNGGIRNTFEARGYTAWDPTSPAFIFGTTLCIPTVFVSYTGEALDYKTPLLRALHSIDEAATDVCRYFDKNVKKVTPTLGWEQEYFLIDAALAASRPDITLTGRTLLGHTSAKGQQLEDHYFGSIPTRVLNYMRDLENECMLLGIPVKTRHNEVAPNQFELAPIFEETNLAVDHNSLLMDVMQKVAERHDFKVLFHEKPFQGVNGSGKHNNWSLATDTGVNLLGPGKTPMSNLQFLTFFINTIKAVYTNEQLMRASIASASNDHRLGANEAPPAIISVFIGQQLTKVLEELEGVSNGKLSPEEKTDLKLNVVGKIPDVLLDNTDRNRTSPFAFTGNKFEFRAVGSSANCANSMTILNAIVAKQLKDFKKEVDALIAAKGMKKDDAIFNILREYIKETKNILFEGDGYSDEWEKEAAKRGLSNNKTTPQALKAKVSKQSLALFEELGVMNHVEVEARYEIELEEYVKKIQIEGRVLGDIARNHVIPTAIRYQNILIENVKGLKEIFGQDFETIGKEQIILIKEISEHIAGINSKVEEMTEERKKANNLSSTEEMATAYCDNVKPYFDVIRKHCDKLELLVDDELWTLTKYRELLFTR, from the coding sequence ATGTCAACAATTCGTTTTCAGGCCTTAAAAGAAACCGCAGGCAGAAAGCCGGTTAAAGTAGAAGAACTGGACCGTAAATCTGCTATTTTCGGTACCAATGTGTTCAACGACAAGTCTATGCGTCAATTTTTAACACCTGAGGCATATCAGGCAGTAAAAGGGGCTGTACAGTATGGAACAAAAATTGAAAGAAAACTGGCTGATTATGTAGCTATGGGTATGAAAGAGTGGGCTCTTTCTAAAGGTGTAACTCACTATACTCACTGGTTCCAGCCATTAACAGGTACTACAGCAGAGAAGCACGATGCTTTCTTCGAAACTTCTTTTGACGGTAGCGACCCAATCGAAAAATTTGGTGGTAGCCAGTTAGTACAACAGGAGCCGGATGCTTCAAGTTTCCCTAACGGAGGTATTCGTAATACTTTTGAAGCTCGTGGTTATACTGCATGGGATCCTACATCACCAGCCTTTATATTTGGTACTACTTTATGTATACCTACTGTGTTTGTATCTTACACAGGTGAGGCACTTGACTATAAAACTCCATTATTACGTGCATTACATTCTATAGACGAAGCTGCTACAGATGTATGCCGTTACTTTGATAAAAACGTTAAGAAAGTTACTCCAACCCTTGGTTGGGAACAGGAATATTTCCTTATAGATGCAGCCCTTGCTGCTTCAAGACCGGATATTACACTTACAGGACGTACACTTTTAGGACACACTTCTGCTAAAGGGCAGCAGTTAGAAGACCACTATTTTGGTTCTATCCCTACAAGGGTTCTTAATTATATGAGAGACCTTGAAAACGAGTGTATGCTTTTAGGTATACCTGTAAAAACACGTCACAACGAGGTTGCTCCTAACCAGTTTGAGCTTGCTCCTATATTTGAGGAAACTAACCTTGCTGTAGACCACAACTCATTACTAATGGATGTAATGCAAAAAGTTGCAGAGCGCCATGACTTTAAAGTGCTTTTCCACGAGAAGCCATTCCAGGGAGTAAACGGTAGCGGTAAGCACAACAACTGGTCGCTTGCTACAGATACAGGTGTTAACCTGTTAGGTCCCGGTAAAACGCCAATGAGCAACTTACAGTTCCTTACTTTCTTTATCAACACTATTAAAGCTGTTTACACTAACGAGCAGCTGATGAGAGCTTCTATCGCTTCTGCTTCAAACGATCACAGACTTGGAGCTAACGAGGCACCGCCGGCAATCATTTCTGTATTCATCGGTCAGCAGCTTACAAAAGTTCTTGAGGAGTTAGAAGGTGTATCTAACGGTAAACTTTCTCCTGAAGAAAAAACAGATCTTAAACTTAACGTAGTAGGTAAAATTCCGGATGTATTACTTGATAATACTGACAGAAACAGAACTTCTCCGTTTGCCTTTACAGGTAATAAATTTGAGTTCAGGGCAGTAGGTTCCAGCGCTAACTGTGCTAACTCAATGACAATTCTTAATGCTATCGTAGCTAAACAGCTTAAAGACTTCAAGAAAGAGGTTGACGCTCTAATTGCTGCTAAAGGCATGAAGAAAGACGATGCTATCTTTAACATCTTAAGAGAGTACATCAAAGAAACTAAAAACATCCTTTTTGAAGGTGACGGTTACAGCGATGAGTGGGAGAAAGAGGCTGCAAAACGCGGACTAAGCAATAACAAAACTACTCCACAGGCGCTTAAAGCTAAAGTTTCTAAACAATCTCTTGCTTTATTTGAAGAACTTGGCGTAATGAACCACGTTGAGGTTGAGGCTCGTTATGAAATTGAACTGGAAGAGTACGTTAAAAAAATCCAGATAGAAGGCCGTGTGTTAGGCGATATTGCTCGTAACCACGTAATCCCTACAGCTATCCGTTACCAAAACATTCTTATCGAGAACGTAAAAGGTCTTAAAGAGATATTTGGTCAGGATTTTGAAACAATCGGTAAAGAGCAGATTATCCTTATCAAAGAAATTTCTGAGCACATTGCGGGTATCAACTCTAAAGTGGAAGAAATGACTGAAGAGCGTAAAAAAGCTAACAACCTTAGCAGTACTGAGGAAATGGCAACTGCTTACTGCGATAACGTAAAACCTTACTTTGATGTAATTAGAAAGCACTGTGACAAACTGGAGCTTCTTGTTGACGATGAGTTATGGACACTTACTAAATACAGAGAGTTATTATTTACAAGATAA
- a CDS encoding OmpA family protein, which yields MKHTFTLLMLAVIFFTHAQQKHTVYFDFDIDEANSSSVSNLDNWMAQNKNAIVEKVYGYADSKGSNDYNIDLSQRRADDVLNRLKAYGIAVNNNVEVKAFGEDFEQDENEAKNRKVEIYYTLSKEISSEPKPEKKELARRVEGSKLGDKLRLENLNFYGNSAHFLPESIPVLEELLMVMKNNPNLKIQIQGHICCEKTAMHPVSMDRAKAVYSYLVNNGIPHSRLSYKDFGGSSPIYNIPEMNERERITNRRVEIEIIAN from the coding sequence ATGAAACACACCTTTACTTTACTTATGCTGGCTGTTATTTTCTTTACACATGCCCAGCAAAAACACACCGTTTATTTTGATTTTGATATCGATGAGGCAAACAGTTCGTCTGTTTCCAATCTGGATAACTGGATGGCTCAAAACAAAAATGCCATTGTAGAAAAAGTGTATGGTTATGCCGACAGCAAAGGCAGCAACGATTATAATATAGATCTTTCACAACGCAGGGCAGATGATGTACTAAACAGGCTTAAGGCTTATGGTATTGCCGTAAACAATAATGTTGAGGTAAAAGCCTTTGGAGAGGATTTTGAGCAGGATGAGAATGAGGCAAAGAACCGCAAGGTGGAGATATATTATACACTATCTAAAGAGATCAGTTCTGAACCAAAACCGGAAAAAAAAGAATTAGCCCGTAGGGTAGAAGGATCTAAATTAGGAGATAAGCTAAGATTAGAGAACTTAAATTTTTATGGTAATTCAGCTCATTTTTTACCGGAATCGATACCTGTTCTGGAAGAGCTATTGATGGTAATGAAAAATAATCCTAATCTTAAAATTCAAATACAGGGTCATATATGCTGTGAAAAGACAGCAATGCACCCAGTGTCGATGGACAGGGCTAAAGCAGTATATAGTTATTTGGTAAATAACGGCATTCCCCATTCCAGACTTTCATATAAGGATTTTGGAGGAAGTTCTCCAATATACAATATTCCTGAGATGAATGAAAGAGAAAGAATTACTAACCGAAGAGTTGAAATAGAAATAATTGCTAATTAG
- a CDS encoding OmpA family protein, which produces MKLTFTILLLAIFTFTQAQQKHTVYFDFDIDEANSSSIAGFDNWLKENKNAVILKVVGCADSVGSIPYNRNLSLRRAKDVVNRLQKNKIAFAEDFEIQALGEEFEQDKEQAKNRKVEVYYGLPVVAEVIEKTESDFAKKVKQSKVGDKLKLPELYFYNYSDIVVPWSRPVLDDLFIIMRDNPKLKIDIQGHICCEMVETGDISRLRARAVYGYLVRSGIDKSRLSYQGLKSSHPVYPLPEKNEDERNANRRVEIEIIEN; this is translated from the coding sequence ATGAAACTCACCTTTACCATACTATTGCTTGCCATTTTTACCTTTACTCAGGCACAGCAAAAGCATACCGTTTATTTTGACTTTGATATTGATGAGGCTAACAGTTCGTCTATAGCCGGATTTGATAACTGGTTAAAGGAAAATAAAAATGCAGTAATACTAAAAGTAGTAGGTTGTGCCGATAGTGTAGGCAGTATACCCTATAACAGGAATTTATCGTTACGCAGGGCTAAAGATGTTGTAAACCGGTTGCAGAAAAATAAAATAGCCTTTGCCGAAGATTTTGAGATACAGGCTTTAGGCGAAGAATTTGAGCAGGATAAAGAGCAGGCAAAAAACCGTAAGGTTGAAGTGTATTATGGTTTGCCTGTTGTTGCAGAAGTTATTGAAAAGACGGAATCTGATTTTGCCAAAAAAGTAAAACAGTCTAAAGTTGGAGATAAGCTAAAGCTACCGGAGCTCTATTTTTATAACTATTCTGATATTGTAGTGCCATGGTCAAGGCCTGTGCTGGATGATCTTTTCATTATTATGCGTGATAACCCTAAGCTTAAAATAGATATACAGGGGCATATTTGCTGTGAAATGGTTGAAACAGGAGATATTTCGCGTTTAAGGGCTAGAGCGGTTTATGGCTATTTGGTTCGTAGCGGGATAGATAAAAGCAGGTTATCCTACCAGGGACTTAAAAGCAGTCATCCTGTTTATCCATTACCCGAAAAAAATGAAGACGAGCGTAATGCCAACAGGCGTGTAGAGATTGAGATAATAGAGAATTAA
- a CDS encoding OmpA family protein, translating to MRNPVLIILFFLLSFTATAQKQYSLYFDSNKYEIDPASDQMRIFKSWMAANKESKIVSINGFTDEDGTITSNDTLAQRRVAYVFGLINGNIKIRDDFETRSFGELHKHYDEKAKNRRVDIFYIRKDELHRENEILGIEEEPKPEPEKKPIVYTEKIVLRNPNGTTDEIILDTVFMKKVGTAKPGEHLAMKNLNFYENTFAITQESRPRLFELLEVMRLHPKLKIKIQGHICCMEGDPRDLSTKRAKAVFMFLQQYGVLKSRLSFEGLGTSQPLYPLPENNEEERAANRRVEILVVENE from the coding sequence ATGAGAAACCCCGTTTTAATAATACTGTTTTTTTTGCTGTCGTTTACCGCAACTGCCCAAAAGCAATATTCTCTTTATTTTGATTCCAATAAATATGAGATTGATCCTGCTTCTGACCAGATGCGAATCTTTAAGTCATGGATGGCTGCAAACAAGGAGTCAAAAATTGTTTCCATTAACGGTTTTACCGACGAGGATGGTACGATAACATCTAACGATACACTGGCACAGCGTAGGGTTGCGTATGTATTCGGACTTATAAACGGGAACATTAAAATAAGGGACGATTTTGAAACCCGCAGTTTTGGTGAGCTTCATAAGCATTATGACGAAAAGGCCAAAAACAGGAGAGTAGATATATTTTACATCCGTAAGGATGAACTGCACCGTGAAAACGAAATTTTAGGTATAGAGGAAGAGCCTAAACCGGAACCGGAAAAGAAACCTATAGTATATACAGAGAAGATTGTACTTCGCAATCCTAACGGTACTACCGATGAGATAATACTGGATACGGTTTTTATGAAAAAAGTGGGTACGGCAAAACCGGGTGAGCACCTGGCTATGAAGAACCTTAACTTTTATGAAAATACTTTTGCCATAACTCAGGAGTCAAGACCAAGGTTGTTTGAGCTGCTGGAAGTTATGCGCTTACACCCTAAGCTTAAAATCAAGATACAGGGGCATATTTGCTGTATGGAAGGCGATCCGCGTGACCTGAGTACCAAAAGGGCAAAGGCCGTATTTATGTTCCTTCAGCAGTATGGCGTGCTTAAGAGCCGACTTTCGTTTGAAGGTTTGGGTACTTCACAACCACTTTATCCGTTACCGGAAAACAATGAGGAAGAACGCGCCGCTAACCGCCGCGTAGAGATTCTTGTTGTGGAAAACGAGTAG
- a CDS encoding TRADD-N-associated membrane domain-containing protein codes for MFEIITLIGGVPKPRNNPAKLIEWDWTDQDTLALVIKITFLILIMYILQRSLSNNKEIEKKVEENLDKISGTVKNIDSDGSNVLLLMITHVRELRGYYSLTRKQAISSFIAALMISIIGVLIFFKGLLFSSENSISLLSTIAGAIVEIIAGLFFWLYSKALDQLSLFHISLQRSANVLLSIQLVDKISNEEKDSVYREIVLKIIDSEYKIEPK; via the coding sequence ATGTTTGAAATAATCACTCTTATAGGTGGCGTACCTAAGCCAAGAAATAATCCTGCTAAACTTATTGAATGGGATTGGACTGACCAAGATACGTTAGCTTTAGTTATCAAAATTACTTTTTTAATTTTGATAATGTATATTTTACAAAGATCTCTTTCTAATAATAAAGAAATTGAAAAAAAAGTTGAGGAAAATTTAGATAAAATTTCTGGCACTGTAAAAAACATAGACTCTGATGGTAGTAATGTCTTGTTATTAATGATAACTCATGTCCGTGAATTAAGAGGTTATTATTCCTTGACAAGGAAACAAGCTATTTCATCATTTATAGCAGCTTTAATGATTTCAATAATTGGTGTTCTAATTTTTTTTAAAGGTTTATTATTTTCATCTGAAAATTCTATTTCATTATTATCCACAATAGCAGGAGCAATTGTCGAAATTATTGCTGGTCTATTCTTTTGGCTATATAGTAAAGCTCTTGACCAACTTAGCCTTTTTCATATAAGCTTACAAAGATCCGCTAACGTATTACTTTCAATACAATTAGTTGATAAAATATCTAATGAAGAAAAAGACTCTGTCTATAGAGAGATTGTTCTTAAAATCATTGATTCCGAATATAAGATTGAGCCAAAATAA